A genomic stretch from Candidatus Vicinibacter proximus includes:
- a CDS encoding PD40 domain-containing protein, giving the protein MALLLLMPLFKCSSQENIQKVDGFLPEIFSQYPNVRDVAISIGGDEIYFTAQSYLGELSAILYFKTENGFFSKPQVAPFSGKYHDLEPFLSTDGLRLYFSSNRPLEEGVGEVKDYDIWYVERLSIKSAWSAPVNMGYPINTESNEFYPSVSRLNNLYFTSDGPLSKGKDDIFVSKWRKGTYDLPVSLSDSINSDGIEFNAFIAPDESYLMYTCYNRKDAYGSGDLYISYLDGNGLWTKAVNMGPNINSPKMDYCPFVDTSNGILYFTSKRNSVQTKFAMSQSLDKLLEEMNRYENGLSRLYKVQLGPLKP; this is encoded by the coding sequence ATGGCACTTCTTTTGTTGATGCCACTCTTTAAATGTAGTTCTCAAGAGAATATACAAAAAGTGGATGGATTTCTTCCTGAGATTTTTTCTCAGTATCCAAATGTAAGAGATGTTGCCATTTCAATTGGTGGAGACGAAATTTATTTTACTGCACAAAGTTATTTAGGTGAGTTGTCGGCAATACTGTACTTCAAAACTGAGAATGGTTTTTTCTCAAAACCTCAGGTCGCACCGTTTTCAGGAAAATATCACGATCTGGAACCTTTTCTTTCAACCGATGGGTTACGATTGTATTTTTCATCCAATAGACCTCTTGAGGAGGGTGTTGGTGAGGTAAAGGATTATGATATCTGGTATGTAGAAAGATTATCCATCAAGAGTGCCTGGTCCGCTCCGGTAAATATGGGTTATCCAATTAATACGGAAAGCAATGAATTTTATCCTTCGGTTTCACGTCTCAACAACCTTTATTTCACCTCTGATGGGCCTTTGTCAAAAGGGAAGGATGATATTTTCGTCAGTAAATGGCGCAAGGGGACTTATGACTTACCTGTTTCTCTAAGTGATTCCATAAATTCAGATGGAATAGAATTCAATGCGTTTATTGCCCCCGATGAGTCCTATCTCATGTACACCTGCTACAACCGCAAGGATGCATATGGAAGCGGTGATCTTTATATCAGCTATCTTGATGGCAATGGCCTTTGGACAAAAGCGGTTAATATGGGCCCTAACATAAATTCTCCCAAAATGGATTATTGCCCATTTGTGGATACTAGTAATGGTATTTTATATTTTACGAGTAAAAGAAATTCCGTGCAAACAAAATTTGCAATGTCGCAATCTTTAGACAAATTATTAGAAGAGATGAATCGCTATGAGAATGGTTTGAGCCGACTTTATAAAGTACAGCTTGGTCCATTAAAGCCTTAA